The Leptospira langatensis DNA segment TCTCCGGATTCGCAATGGTGGTAACCCTGATGGTGATCGCAAGAGAAGTCTTCCAACTCAAAGACTATATCACCATGAAACACTTGGAGAACATGAACAAGGTGATCATGGTCACCGGTTTGATCGTGGGTCTTGCTTACTCTACCGAGTTCTTCATGGCTTGGTATTCCGGTAACGAATACGAAGGATTCACTTTCGTGAACCGTGCATTCGGTCCATACGGTTGGGCTTACTTCATCATGTTCAGCTGTAACGTGTTTGCGCCTCAGGTATTCTGGTCTAAGAAACTTAGAAACAGCATCCCTGTGATGTTCGTAGTATCTATCATCGTAAACATAGGAATGTGGTTTGAACGTTTCGTGATCGTAATGACCCTTCACAGAGACTTCTTACCTTCCAGCTGGGACGTGTATGTTCCGACAGTTTACGACTTCATGATGTTGCTCGGAACCTTCGGTATCTTCTTCACCCTATTCCTTCTGTTCTGTAGATTGCTTCCTGTAATTGCGATCGCAGAAGTGAAGACAGTAATGCCTCATAAAGACGGAGGTCATCATTAATGTATTCTCCTAAGAAAGAACAGTTTCATACATTCCAAGAGACTGAGCATGGAGTATTCGGTTTATTCGATTCTCCTGCAGAGATCATAAACGCGGCTCAGAAAACCAAGGATAAAGGGTACACCAATTTCGATTGCTTTACTCCGTATCCGGTTCACGGCTTAGACGATGCGATGGGACTCCCTCGCTCCGGATTGCCTTGGGTCACCTTCTTCATGGGAATTTTCGGATGCGTTGCCGGTTTCGGCATGCAGTACTTAACTCATAAGTACGATTGGCCTCTGAATATTTCCGGAAAAAGCTTCAACGCTTGGTTTGCGTACATTCCGATTACTTTCGAATTCACTGTGTTCATGGCGGGTGTTTCTACAGCAGTTGCTATGTTCATTCTGACCAAGCTACCTAAAACCGGTCGTAAGGTTTTACATCCGGATATCACTACGGACAAATTCGCTCTTTGGATCCCTTCCAACTCTGCGAATTATTCCGAAAGTGGCGTTACTGATTTTATCAAAGGCCTCGGCTCTAAACACGTCGAGACGGTGAAATAGGAGAGATTGATGATTTCACTGCAAAGAATTTCTGCTCTTTCTCTCGCGGCTGTCCTTCTTTGGAACTGCGAGTCTAAGACCCCTCCTATGGAGTACATGCCGGATATGGCGGACTCGATCGCGAGAGAGGCACAAGAAGCGGACGCACATTTCCCGAATAACCAAGCGGTTCGTCTCCCACCAGTGGGAGCGGTTCCCGTAGGATATTATCCGTACGAATACAAGAATTGGGACAAGGCTTTGGATCAACTTCCGAACAAGGGCTTAGCAAATCCTTTCAAAGGGGATCTGGCTACTCTGAAACGCGGAGAAGACAAATACCAAACCTATTGCAGCCCTTGCCATGGCGTAAGAGGCCAAGGAAACGGTCCGGTTGTAGGTCCTGCTCCTCGCTTAAATGCGGTCCAGGCGGATGGGTCCCCTATGGCGGCTCTGACTTCTGCGGTGGCTAAAGGTTATTCCGACGGACAGATCTACCATATCATCACCGAGGGTAAGGGAAGGATGAATAGCTATGCATCCCAAGTTACTCCTGAGGATCGTTGGAAAATTATATTATATGTTCGTAAACTACAAGAATACGACAACAAGACCAATAAGGGAACGGCTACGAAATAATGGAAGTTAAGGTAGAACAAAACCTCATCAACTTTAAGCTCGATTCCAAGACCAGAAACGCTCTGGTCGGAATGATCCTCGTTGGCTTAGCGAGTTTGGGAATTGCCGCATTCGGTCTTGGACATGAAAATCTGC contains these protein-coding regions:
- a CDS encoding DUF3341 domain-containing protein, giving the protein MYSPKKEQFHTFQETEHGVFGLFDSPAEIINAAQKTKDKGYTNFDCFTPYPVHGLDDAMGLPRSGLPWVTFFMGIFGCVAGFGMQYLTHKYDWPLNISGKSFNAWFAYIPITFEFTVFMAGVSTAVAMFILTKLPKTGRKVLHPDITTDKFALWIPSNSANYSESGVTDFIKGLGSKHVETVK
- a CDS encoding c-type cytochrome, with translation MISLQRISALSLAAVLLWNCESKTPPMEYMPDMADSIAREAQEADAHFPNNQAVRLPPVGAVPVGYYPYEYKNWDKALDQLPNKGLANPFKGDLATLKRGEDKYQTYCSPCHGVRGQGNGPVVGPAPRLNAVQADGSPMAALTSAVAKGYSDGQIYHIITEGKGRMNSYASQVTPEDRWKIILYVRKLQEYDNKTNKGTATK